One window of the Anguilla rostrata isolate EN2019 chromosome 13, ASM1855537v3, whole genome shotgun sequence genome contains the following:
- the tbc1d20 gene encoding TBC1 domain family member 20, giving the protein MYLKKSKSVGASSPLNGIGKQDWDSRRKRKMGEIAQALSVTPVDVAALRRMAISEGGLLTDEIRCQVWPKLLNMNTDNLPEKPAADLRENHKDYHQVLLDVRRSLRRFPPGMPDDQREGLQEELIDIILHVLDRNPQLHYYQGYHDIVVTFLLVLGERLATVLVEKLSTHHLRDFMDPTMDNTKHILNYLMPIIERVNPEVHDFMQQAEVGTIFALSWLITWFGHVLSDFRHVVRLYDFFLACHPLMPIYFAAVIVLHREEEVLECECDMASVHHLLSQIPQDLPYETLISRAGDLFVQFPPSEMAREAAQQNSQQTAASTFKDFELASAQQKPDSVLRRRRRERAAAAQAQAQAQTQAQDMAVARPRARRLVRLAVMGLTVALGAAALAVVNTALEWAPKLDLHLFP; this is encoded by the exons ATGTACCTGAAAAAATCTAAAAGCGTCGGTGCCTCTTCTCCTTTGAATGGAATCGGCAAACAGG ACTGGGATTCCCGGCGGAAGAGGAAGATGGGCGAGATCGCGCAGGCGCTCAGCGTGACCCCCGTGGACGTGGCGGCCCTGCGCAGGATGGCCATCAGCGAGGGCGGCCTGCTGACCGACGAGATCCGCTGCCAGGTGTGGCCCAAGCTGCTCAACATGAACACTGACAACCTGCCCGAGAAGCCAG CAGCGGACTTGAGGGAGAACCATAAGGATTACCACCAGGTGCTGCTGGATGTGCGTCGATCTCTCCGGAGGTTTCCGCCAG GGATGCCTGATGACCAGAGGGAGGGTCTCCAGGAGGAACTGATTGACATCATCCTGCACGTGCTCGACCGCAACCCCCAGCTGCACTATTACCAGGGTTACCATGACATCGTGGTCACCTTCCTCCTCGTCCTGGGGGAGCGCCTGGCCACCGTCCTGGTGGAGAAGCTCTCCACCCACCATCTCAG GGATTTTATGGACCCCACCATGGACAACACCAAGCACATTTTAAACTATCTGATGCCCATCATCGAGCGGGTCAACCCTGAGGTGCACGACTTCATGCAGCA GGCAGAGGTGGGCACCATCTTCGCCCTCAGCTGGCTCATCACCTGGTTCGGCCACGTGCTGTCAGATTTCCGGCACGTGGTGCGGTTGTATGACTTCTTCCTGGCGTGCCACCCGCTGATGCCCATCTACTTCGCTGCCGTG ATCGTGCTccacagggaggaggaggtgctggagtGCGAGTGCGACATGGCCTCCGTGCACCACCTCCTGTCCCAGATCCCCCAGGACCTGCCGTACGAGACGCTCATCAGCCGCGCCGGCGACCTCTTCGTCCAGTTCCCCCCCTCTGAGATGGCCAGAGAGGCCGCCCAGCAGAACAGCCAACA GACGGCGGCCTCCACCTTCAAGGACTTCGAGCTGGCGTCGGCGCAGCAGAAGCCGGACTCTGTGCTGCGGCGCAGGCGGAGggagcgggcggcggcggcgcaggCCCAGGCGCAGGCCCAGACGCAGGCCCAGGACATGGCGGTGGCGAGGCCGCGGGCCAGGCGCCTGGTCCGGCTGGCCGTCATGGGGCTGACCGTGGCCCTGGGGGCCGCCGCCCTCGCCGTGGTCAACACCGCCCTGGAGTGGGCCCCCAAACTGGACCTGCATCTCTTCCCGTGA